ACGGAGGGTAAGAACAAaccgcttttttttcttttttcttctcttctccaagAGAACTGCGCGATTGCAAAACGCCTCAAATTTCGGGTGGCCACCAGCTGTGGTTGAGCTGGAGAGCCCCCGGTTGTTGCAGCGACTTGTGCTttctcaaaacaaacacagaattttTCCTCGGGGGCCTGTGAGTTTAAAGTGATGTGAACGTGTCCAATTCTTTGGTTTGTGACCATTACGAGAAAGGCTCATGACAGCCCCTTCAGTCTCTGCTCACTTCATTTCATTCAGTGTTAAGTAGCCAATATTAGCAGGCTAATGTGCTAAGCTATTGCTGAATACCAGCAGCTTATAActgttatcatttattttaaagcgGCTCTGTGTAAAAGTGCTGCTAACCTTGTGTCAACTCTTCCGCCGAAATCCGGAAAAGGTCAACATGCGTCTTTCAACATAAATGTTTTCAgcccttgttttgctctgttgacatttcaaatgtgtcctgttaatcatcatcattattatctcTTAACTGAAACAAGGACGGGTTCACGAAAAAAGACACACTTGTACgcgcacatacacaaacacgcatacCGGCTTACGGACTTCCTCTGCATTGACTTTCACGTGGATCTGTGTTAATGTTTCCAGCAAGTGGGCGGAGAAGTCGGTGGAATAGTATGGACGGGGCGGGGCTTCAGGAGGGGGGCGGCAATGTAGCGTTATTGACATTTAATGGTCGTCCAATCACTTGAGGATTATTAGAAAGAGGACTTTGTGGCGTGACCAAGGCACACTGCGGTCCAACCACTGACCAAGATCCACGCGTGTCCGCTCAGGGCCGAGCGTGTTCTTACTGCGTGTTCGAAATAACGCTCATCAAGGTCAATACAAACAAGCTATGCAGGGCAGCTACGGTGCCCGCTAACCCGTGGTGGAGTCCACATTAATGGCTCCTGATAAAGTGGCTGTAAGGGGTGTGTTTATGTTTAGTGCGTCTGGTGTAACATGCAGAGTGGTGGACTCTTCTTGTGACCCAGTTATATACTTCTACAGCACAAGCTTAACTCTGCTGTCAAGCTAATCTCCCTGTACGCTCCaacagaaaggagggggggggggattcccaGTAGACAGCAGATATTGTTCTGCTTCgtttatgttttttcttcacaACCGTTTTTGAGTGATAGGGAGATTGGTTCTTTGATTGTACTGCCGTTACTTAAGGAAAGTGAAGAAGGCGCTTGTTCTCACGTTAGTGGATCCAACATGCGGGAGGAGGCATCTGCAGTCAATGAGCCACTGCCTTTGTTTATTCaatggttattattattgaacTCGTTGCGAGTCCATATTCCACCACTGCCGACACTGCACGTTGCTCGGTCAGGTTGACGAGTTATGCAAAGCACACACGGACAAATTTGCTTTGTATACTTTGTATGTAAGACGTAGGtaccaaaccatgctaaaatggcAATAGGCTACAGTTGATGTGAAGCATGTGAAAATCAAACATAACAGCGATGCCGATTATAAAATCGAGGTCCACACTTCCAAAGATGTAAGTAGAGGATCTAAAGAGAAAGATAAGCtaatcttgttttgttttctgtgtgcagGGAGATTTTTCCTTACCTGGTTGTGGTGATCGGTCTGGAGAACGTCTTGGTCCTCACCAAGTCTGTGGTGTCGACCCCCGTCGACCTCGAGGTCAAACTCCGCATCGCTCAGGGTAAGGATGAAGTCTGATAGGCGGCTCGTTTCATTCAGGTGGACTGAAATGTTAAGAgcatttgatttattgatcTTTTTTATAGAAATCTTTTGGAAGAAGAATACAAACCCTAGCTCTGAATATTGGTGCTTTCTTCTTCTACAGGTCTTAGTAATGAGAGCTGGTCTATCATGAAGAACATGGCCACTGAACTCTGCATCATCCTCATTGGATATTTCACGCTGGTCCCAGCTATCCAGGTACCAGAAATAATAGTGTTCATAAGACAATGTGAATGAGTCTTCTCACACTGAGCTTTGTGTGGTGTTCTCTCATCACATGAGGCGCTAAATCCCAAAGTATTGGAGCTATCGGAGTCAATGTGCCGTATTGTTAAAGTTGGAATTGCTGACATTTGGTCTTCGTGCTGCAGGAGTTCTGTCTGTTTGCTGTAGTCGGGCTGGTGTCTGACTTCTTCCTGCAGATGTTCTTCTTCACAACAGTGCTGTCTATAGACATTCGGCGCATGGAGGTGAGAACTCACCGACAGACATTTTCCATCCTAAGTACAttcagattatatatatatatatatatatatatatatatatataattcccAAATCTCGTATATAAACATGAGGATAACTAAAACGTTCTAactagtcacacacacagggaaaccTTTCATTTGTGTTTAGCTCTGTGCGCAGCTAAATGAGCATTAGCATCATAAGTCGTGTTAAATGTGTGGCAATATCCTTCCCGTCCCTAACACCAGTTGGCCGACTTGAACCGCCGCCTGCCGGCCGAAGCAGGTCTGCCGCCGACAAAGCCCGGCCCGCTGCGCCCGCGAGaggtcccccctcccccccggccctccCCCCACACAATCACCCTGCAGACCCCGGCCTTCAGGAACCTCCGGCTCCCCAAGAGGCTGCGCGTGGTGTACTTCCTGGCTCGCACGCGCCTGGCCCAGCGCATCATCATGGTGAGAAGATCGCCCGAGCAGAAGTGTATGATAAACAGTGTGATTGGTCAATATAAAGAACGGGAGAAGTTTCCATTTTAAGCAGAAATCTCATCTCAACTGACCGGCCGCTGTCCTTCCGTCTGCGTCTTCTCCAGGTCGGCACGGTGATCTGGATTGGGATCCTGGTCTACACCGACCCAGCGGGAATACGCGCCTACCTGGCCGCACAAGTGTCCGAGCAAAGCCCCCTGGGAGATCCCGGGGGGGGCGGCTTGCCCCCTCACCTCGGAGTGGCGCCCGTCTTCCGTGGAGGCGATCCCACCAGTACCCTCACCATCAAACCACCGGATCCAACTCCCTCACCGGAGAACCAGTCCCAGGGCCACCACCGCGCCTCCGCCAGGACGGGGCCCCTCGCCCAGGCTCCGCCCCCCGCCGTGCCCCAGATCACGTGGGgggcggaggacgaggagggctGGAGGAGGCTCTCCTTCCGGCACTGGCCGTCGCTCTTCAGCTACTACAACATCACTTTAGCCAAGAGGTGGGTGTGTGGCAGCAAGTGAGCAATCTGTCTGATTCCATAACTACAACAGCTCATTCAAATATTGTGAAAACCCGATTAAAAccccaaataaaatgaattaataaaatgaatttacaaAGCGGTTACAATATGTGGATTGATATTATGCAACACTGAAagcaaaaatcacattttatgttttatatttcatttttcattgtataaagaaactaaatgtgttttaatgcaaACAGGACAGAGCACTACTTTGAGagtgaaattaaataattaggGTTATGGCTTTTGGATTGTTATGGATTGTGATCAGGTCTGTATTAATTTCACTACTTGTTTCAGGTACATCAGCATCCTGCCCGTCATTCCCGTCACTGTTCACCTGAGCCCTCAAGAGGCCATTGAGACGCGTCACCCTCAGGACACCAGacacccccctccatccattccCAAAGTGTCTGCCGATCTACAGACGGACCTCACCCTCTACAagtttgtacacacacacacacacacacacaaatgtccgTTAAATCCAATTTGAAGGAGTATTTACGCCGGTGGTTCGGTAGCTCCTTTTTAGGAGGCTTCTTGTCTGCTTGTGAATAGAATCAGAATAATTATACACTCAAATATGTCAGAATGCGGTTATTTCTTAATACATCTGTTGTGATAGTTTTGTAAACTCTTGTTTTAGGGTTTAATCAGTTTGCACGGTGCCTATGAAAGAGTCCAGATGTTTCTATTGGTTTACAGCACTGAATCCCGTTGTAGTGTTTCTTTTTGAGACTgccataaattaataaatatctCTCTGGAAATCTGTCCCTAGTTAAAACAAAACCAATACAGCAGAGCAATAAAAGGTCCCTGGCCTTGGGCTCCAAGGTTATTGAACCATTAGTTTGAGTCTTCATTAGGAGGTCGGCACAGTATAGCATTTTTTTTAACGGCCACTTCCTCCATGAATTAAAAGGCCAGATTACACAAAGTATTAATAAAAACGAGTGACAGCACACGGCGAGGACTCTGACTCACTTACTTGTTCTTTCTAGTAACAGCAGGAGAGATCGAGACAAAGGAACTACTCGATGTTTGCTTGGACCAGATTGATTGAAATGTCAATAGGTTTCATTGACTATACATGTATTGAAATGATTCAGGGTTTTTTTGGCAAAATCCACATGGAATCGAGGTCACGTTGGGCTCTCAAACGCTTATGAAACACAGCCAGAGAATAATGACAAACTGGATATTTGCTTGCTTTTGATTGGtcagagaaaacacagacaaaaaaaaaagaatatcaaaGCTGCTTCTTTGTTTTCGTGGACTGTGTCAAGTGTCTCTGGACCGATTGTTGTCTCATCTGACGATAACGAAGAGACtgagaaaatgttttctctccacGAGATCTTTAAGGAGGAGAAATTAACGTCACATTTTCCTTCTCGTGCCGTTGAGGGCTGAAATTTGCCCGCTCGTCTCTGAGCTTTGTTCGGAGCGAATGCTTGTGCGATTATTGAATTATTGTGAAAATTGGCAACCAAGAGTCGTCGACTGCGGCATAACTGCATATTTAACAGGATTTTCCACATGTGGATTTACATTCCTTTGTTGATACACTTGAAAATGTAGTTAACCTTTGTTTACAGAATGTTGCCTCCACCGGGGAATTTAGGACAAATAGGCTGGTGGCCCCCTCCCCTTCTTACCAGCAACATGTAAAAGAGTTTAGCTTTCACTGTGTTGCATAATGCAAAGTGTTTTCACCTTGACTGCGAAATAGAAGGCCAAGTTCTTTTTCGGCTCATCTTTGGACAGCAGATAGGAAGTCTTATCAGCTGAGGTCGGGGTTAGGGTCGTGACCTTCACGTGGGGAAGTGGCAGCCGAGGGTTGAGAAGGCCAGTGTGATAAAAGTGAGCTGTAGTGGCATTGAGAGGAACACTTTGCAGCAAAACACTGGATATCATGCATGACTGCAACTTTTTTCAAATATCAAATTCAAATTGTTAAAGCTTTCTGCACATCACCCTCCAGAACtgtatttaacaataataataataataataataataataataatgatattatgTTTTTCCTTTCATAGTACtcaaataaacttaaatataaaaaatgtaaaatattaaaaagtaaaagcgCATCATTTTTTCACACAGtaaaattttaaaaatgctATAATATAATAATCTGAAATCTATctaaaacaatacaataattGTGTGATGAATATGCACAACTCaagttttttaaattgtttagaAAAGAGCTGGTTCAGTTGAACAGCCCAAACGATTAATTATGAACATAATCTGCAGATGAATTGATAAGATAGATAATATTTAACTGCGCCTCTCGTTGTTTCTCAACCGCAAGAATTATAATATAGCTGTTCTATCATTTAAGGCTGAAGAACCGGACACACAACTAGGCACTGCGTGCAAACCTGATTTATGGTTCTTGCAAACATGAGATTTTATTACCTTTGTTAGTGAATCCCAAAACTAGACTTTGTTTCTGTCTTAACCGACATCTGGGCTTTGTGTAACGGCCGATACCGATCCAGTGAAACCAGTGTGACTTTAATAGACTGCATAATAAGTTCTATGCCTCACTGTGCGGAAATGACAGGAATCATTATTTTTACGTGTCTCAGGCTCCACTTAAAACATAACTTCATAGTGTCTGTGCATCTCTAGTTTAGCCGTCGCTCACGTCGACTCCTCCCAGCTGTAGTGGGGGAACGAGTGAGTGAGAGGTGAGATTAGATCGTCCCCGTCGCTACACGCAGGGTACGGTTTGTACTGGCTTTGTGCTTTGAAAGATAACAAAAGGAGTGCAGACTGATACAGTTGCCGCTGCATCTGATATAGCGGGGCGCCGTTCTTGTATGTTCTACTCCTAATAGTAATAGGTAGTACTAGTTTAATCACACATTTCATGGCATGAGATCAGTAGTTATCAGGTAATAAGTGAAGCAACACCAGTGATAAAACATCAGAGTCCAGTCAAAGAACACATGGAACCCTGTGTTTGATTGGCATTTGTTTAACGACCATTCAGCTCCCAAGATCGAGCCCAAGGCTCGTAGCTTTGTGTTGTAAAGGTGTGTTTTAGTTTCTGCAgagaaaaggctttttaaaGGACCTGTATTTCAGGCAGAGTAGGTCCCACTCTTTCACCGGGTTTCACCATCACGGTTTTGCCACATTCCACAGCAGGAGGAGGCTTCCTTTAAAGCTCTAATGGGTATACTCACTCTCATGTGACCCTTATGAAgtcaaaagttttgatcatttgaaaaataaaggtGAACCTAAACTTTTTCTTGTTTagcattgaaaaatacaacaatatattcaaaataaaaataagtggacgaaaattagttttgactcagtgctttttatatatatatatttttgaataaaatattttttttcgatcttcacatatattttttgatattctgTGTATTGTATTCttcggttgcagattttatgttttcagattcaaatcttttcactttcagatctttttttcgcgtttattttttcttttctcattcagacttttgaccttgatgtggcgtagggggcggggcatcaactgggaggggcgtttgaaagcctctttttttaatgtcaaaatatgttgaaaatagttaaaacaaattaacaatgaaaatgtttggGGCAAAAAATGGCAtgggaaaaaaagatcaaaatatacaatataggtaaaaaatatatacattaggTAGAAAAAACAGCTAAAACAATTGTGGAAAAGACACTCAAAATATATTGAGTCAAAagatgtcatgaaaaaaaagacaaattatttgggatgaaaatgtaatatttatcttattatataatatgaaagccttcttccccctctctgcccccccccccccctcccccctctctcctccatccaggGTGGCGGCTCTGGGCCTGGCGGCGGGCGTCCTGTTGGttctgctgctcttctgccTCTACCGCGTTCTTTGCCCACGGAACTATGGCCAGAACGGCGTCGCTCACGGCCGCCGGCGCCGCGGTGACCTGCCCTGTGACGATTACGGCTACTCGCCGCCCGTCAGCGAGATCTCCCCGCTGCTGCTGAGGGGCCACAGCATGGTGAGAGGGGCCCCGAAAGCACGCCGATTACCCCTGAAGTCCACCGCGTTAATGCGAACCAGGAATCTGCAGACGTCACAGATAAAAGACGCTTCAGTGGTTTCTTTTCCTCAGTGGTGCAGTTTTCTGTACATTCACGAGTAATACACAAACTTCTAGTTAATTCACACAAAAGCAGCCGTTATTATTTAACTATTATATAACTATTTGTAATATTAGAAGCACCTAAACAAGGGAATGCTCATCACTGAAGCCGGCTGATAATGTGGATTCTTCTTCCAATCCGCTTAGAAGAAACCAACTTCTGTGATGCTTATGGACACCTACTTGCCCCACAGTGTGGagatgatgatttttttttttctccggtATTTCTGTCTCTCAGGACATCGAGTGTTTGGCCAGTGACGGGATGCTGCTGGCCAGCTGTTGCCTGGCCGGACAGATCCGGGTTTGGGACACTCAGACCGGCGACTGTTTGACTGTCATCCCGAATGAAGGGTAAGCGCGTCGCGCTGTCGATGTTGTTTTGAGGTGAACGGAGAAAGTTACTTAGCTCAGTAGCTTCCTACCTTGAAACATGTTTCTGCGCGCCGTCCGACATATAAACCTCTCAACCTCCGCCAATGATATCAGCCAGATTGATTTATCCCGGCACGTTCCGACGGTGCCCCGCGGCTAACTGCGCCGGTTAACTCTCCTCAGGCTCCGACGGAGCAGCAGCGGTGGCTGCTGGGAGCCGCGTGAGGGCTGGGACGGTGTGGGCGGAGCCTTGGAGCCGGAGTGCTTCGGCCCCTCCCTCGGCTGCGACGGACCGTCGGAGGAAGAGGTCTACCCGCTGAGGCGCCGCGCCGCCCCCGCCTGGCCGACTCTGTTTGGCGACCAGCCCGATCTCACCCCGCTCATCGACACCAACTTCGCCTcccagcccccctcccacctctgcACCCCGCCCAGGCACGGCTTCGACTTCGGAGGTCTGGTGGAGCGCGCCTACATGGAGCACGAGCGCCCTTCGCCGTCCGCCtacccctctccttcctccgcaTCCTCCTCGCCGCCCACGGGGGCGTCGCTCCAGAGGAGACCCAGCACAGGGGACGTGGCCGTCTTCTCAACCCAAGAAAGAGCCTCGGCGGCGGGGACGCAGGCAGGCGCAGACGGGGAAAGCTCCGTCTGGGCCATGGAGCTCAGAGGGAATCTGATAGCTGCTGGGAGGAGCAGCGGTAAACTGGAGGTgggggaaatacattttctttgtttgtttttttttcatgatgatGAGCAATGATGATGATAGATTTGGCGAGAGTTTACTTGGTTAGACATTTATGAATTTTGAGTTTGTGGCACCTCCGTAGATCTTGTGATCTGACATGAAGGTTCTCATTATTGaccaataataaaatgtatcagctacaaagactttttaaaaaaaaatgcataatgTTGAAAACTATCTGGTATCATAAGTCGCCATGCGTCTGGAATCTCTACCTCCTCTTTTGCTCTGTATAGAACATGAATGAACACAATGCTACACAACGTGATGAAAATGTTTCAACCTAATTTTTGGTAGTTGTGGGACGCGGTCGAAGGGTCGTTACGTTGCATTAATGAAGACGGCGGTTCTGGGATCACAGCTCTCGCCTTCCTCAACAACAGGTGAAACAAGCAAATATACTCGCATCTtttatagatatatctatatatttacgCCATGCACTACTTATCTGAGTTTTACACACTTCTGTTACTGCAGTGATGCATACTTAGTCCTTCACTGCCCTTCTAATACAGCTggaatttgtcctttttttccatttaaactTAAATCGTGGGCAGATCTCAAACTTTGCACCTTTTTAAAGTGACTCTAAATTACCCTCCGTGTTTTCCCTCCCCAGAATCGTGGCAGCTCGCCTGAACGGGTCTCTGGATTTCTTCACTGTTGAAATAAACAAACCTCCGGGTCTTCTGCAGTACAGAGGTGGGACTCGAGACCTGTTTCGTTTACAtcgttgtttttcatttgtcatcAGTACAAACCTCCTTTGTGTCTCGTGTCTGTGAATTCTTACCGCTTGTATTTTTGGATTCAAATTGAATTTGCAATGTGGCTTTAATTACCTGAATATGACATGTAAGCGTTGATGTACGGACGAGCACAGCGGAAACATTTTAGCAGAAACATTCTCTGGTTGCAACTTCcccaattttttaattttacataAGAATATTTACATTACTGATATGAAATAAAGTCACTGAATATCATTGGGTCCTTCGGCACTGGGAAGCCGTGATGGACAGAAACATTTTACTTGTGTATTGAAgatttaatgaaaatgaatccTTTGTTGCAGAAATGTTGCAAAAACATGCAGCTAGAAACCCTCTTGGGAACTGACATGTCattattgtgacattttttgagccgttctttttttacattgttcctaaatttgatattttaaggtttttgtaaaaagaaaaaacaacaacattgaaattgaaattgagTCATTAAGTAATGAACGGATTAACGATTAGATAATAGATACGTATAGCGGATTCCTCTAAATTAGTGATGAGATGGGAAGAAGAAATGGCCGATAAAGGttgttcatctcctcctccaggtgcccCCGGGCGAGGAAgcatgcccccctccccctgttacAGCAGCGAAGATGTGATCAGCTGCCAGCTGACCCGCTCGGTCCAGTGCGCTCACCAGAAGCCCATCACAGTGCTGCGGGCGGCCGCCGGGCGGGTCGTCACCGGCAGCCAGGACCACACCGTCCGGGTAAGTCGCAGATGTCACCGGTTCAACAACTACTACAAATGACGGTTGTGTTTGCGTCGTAGATTCTCACCGTGTGGTTTAATTCATCAGGTTTATCGCCTGGAGGACTCGTGTTGCCTCTTCACGCTGCAGGGTCACTCTGGAGGGATCACAGCCATCTACATAGACCAGGTGAGTGATGGAGCCGCTTCTAAGGCGACGTTACAAACTATGCATGCGTTATCCCATTTTTTGACATACTAGTGCAGTAGGTTTGTTGGCATGCTATACTATGttggtttttcaaccaatttttgGGA
This genomic stretch from Gasterosteus aculeatus chromosome 20, fGasAcu3.hap1.1, whole genome shotgun sequence harbors:
- the scap gene encoding sterol regulatory element-binding protein cleavage-activating protein isoform X3, encoding MTLRQQLRDKISAAFYRHGLLCASYPVPIILFTSASILTCCYPLLRLPLPGTGPVEYTTGVRDYSVPSHEPQGDLGERPDWYRGPPVAYIQQVVVKAAVSPWDSSLVPVDVFRSPLGRAFSLLEEIRNHVHSDGSGVRSLETLCLQVTDLFPGLRRMQSVLPEHGCLLVSPGNYWQNQRELFDLDPDLLKTIQKHEPKGLHTSATLRDLLFGVPGKYTGVSHYNRKRVVTYTITVVLSTYDASFLGGLRARLKQLHPSANCSLRDDHMVHVHFKEEIGIAELVPLVTTYFILFAYIYFSTRKIDMVKSKWGLALAAVVTVLSSLLMSVGLCTLFGLTPTLNGGEIFPYLVVVIGLENVLVLTKSVVSTPVDLEVKLRIAQGLSNESWSIMKNMATELCIILIGYFTLVPAIQEFCLFAVVGLVSDFFLQMFFFTTVLSIDIRRMELADLNRRLPAEAGLPPTKPGPLRPREVPPPPRPSPHTITLQTPAFRNLRLPKRLRVVYFLARTRLAQRIIMVGTVIWIGILVYTDPAGIRAYLAAQVSEQSPLGDPGGGGLPPHLGVAPVFRGGDPTSTLTIKPPDPTPSPENQSQGHHRASARTGPLAQAPPPAVPQITWGAEDEEGWRRLSFRHWPSLFSYYNITLAKRYISILPVIPVTVHLSPQEAIETRHPQDTRHPPPSIPKVSADLQTDLTLYKVAALGLAAGVLLVLLLFCLYRVLCPRNYGQNGVAHGRRRRGDLPCDDYGYSPPVSEISPLLLRGHSMDIECLASDGMLLASCCLAGQIRVWDTQTGDCLTVIPNEGLRRSSSGGCWEPREGWDGVGGALEPECFGPSLGCDGPSEEEVYPLRRRAAPAWPTLFGDQPDLTPLIDTNFASQPPSHLCTPPRHGFDFGGLVERAYMEHERPSPSAYPSPSSASSSPPTGASLQRRPSTGDVAVFSTQERASAAGTQAGADGESSVWAMELRGNLIAAGRSSGKLELWDAVEGSLRCINEDGGSGITALAFLNNRIVAARLNGSLDFFTVEINKPPGLLQYRGAPGRGSMPPSPCYSSEDVISCQLTRSVQCAHQKPITVLRAAAGRVVTGSQDHTVRVYRLEDSCCLFTLQGHSGGITAIYIDQTMVLASGGQDGAICLWDVLTGSRVSHVYGHRGDVTSLVCTTSCVISSGLDDLICIWDRSTGIKLYSIQQEAGCGASLGVISESLLVTGGQGCVSFWDLNFGDLLQTVYLGQSSDGQGVRQLLVLDNAAIICDFGSELSLVYVPSVLEKLD
- the scap gene encoding sterol regulatory element-binding protein cleavage-activating protein isoform X2; its protein translation is MALEYLSPGDAFKLSILASVEKRSLDAPRRSVHGRAGLPNGRKLTPPTRMTLRQQLRDKISAAFYRHGLLCASYPVPIILFTSASILTCCYPLLRLPLPGTGPVEYTTGVRDYSVPSHEPQGDLGERPDWYRGPPVAYIQQVVVKAAVSPWDSSLVPVDVFRSPLGRAFSLLEEIRNHVHSDGSGVRSLETLCLQVTDLFPGLRRMQSVLPEHGCLLVSPGNYWQNQRELFDLDPDLLKTIQKHEPKGLHTSATLRDLLFGVPGKYTGVSHYNRKRVVTYTITVVLSTYDASFLGGLRARLKQLHPSANCSLRDDHMVHVHFKEEIGIAELVPLVTTYFILFAYIYFSTRKIDMVKSKWGLALAAVVTVLSSLLMSVGLCTLFGLTPTLNGGEIFPYLVVVIGLENVLVLTKSVVSTPVDLEVKLRIAQGLSNESWSIMKNMATELCIILIGYFTLVPAIQEFCLFAVVGLVSDFFLQMFFFTTVLSIDIRRMELADLNRRLPAEAGLPPTKPGPLRPREVPPPPRPSPHTITLQTPAFRNLRLPKRLRVVYFLARTRLAQRIIMVGTVIWIGILVYTDPAGIRAYLAAQVSEQSPLGDPGGGGLPPHLGVAPVFRGGDPTSTLTIKPPDPTPSPENQSQGHHRASARTGPLAQAPPPAVPQITWGAEDEEGWRRLSFRHWPSLFSYYNITLAKRYISILPVIPVTVHLSPQEAIETRHPQDTRHPPPSIPKVSADLQTDLTLYKVAALGLAAGVLLVLLLFCLYRVLCPRNYGQNGVAHGRRRRGDLPCDDYGYSPPVSEISPLLLRGHSMDIECLASDGMLLASCCLAGQIRVWDTQTGDCLTVIPNEGLRRSSSGGCWEPREGWDGVGGALEPECFGPSLGCDGPSEEEVYPLRRRAAPAWPTLFGDQPDLTPLIDTNFASQPPSHLCTPPRHGFDFGGLVERAYMEHERPSPSAYPSPSSASSSPPTGASLQRRPSTGDVAVFSTQERASAAGTQAGADGESSVWAMELRGNLIAAGRSSGKLELWDAVEGSLRCINEDGGSGITALAFLNNRIVAARLNGSLDFFTVEINKPPGLLQYRGAPGRGSMPPSPCYSSEDVISCQLTRSVQCAHQKPITVLRAAAGRVVTGSQDHTVRVYRLEDSCCLFTLQGHSGGITAIYIDQTMVLASGGQDGAICLWDVLTGSRVSHVYGHRGDVTSLVCTTSCVISSGLDDLICIWDRSTGIKLYSIQQEAGCGASLGVISESLLVTGGQGCVSFWDLNFGDLLQTVYLGQSSDGQGVRQLLVLDNAAIICDFGSELSLVYVPSVLEKLD
- the scap gene encoding sterol regulatory element-binding protein cleavage-activating protein isoform X1, which encodes MFPLLPGGRAERSHTARGWRGERYVNLTLTAPLKLKKPSGGCKRLRARELTWSPVSRSLDAPRRSVHGRAGLPNGRKLTPPTRMTLRQQLRDKISAAFYRHGLLCASYPVPIILFTSASILTCCYPLLRLPLPGTGPVEYTTGVRDYSVPSHEPQGDLGERPDWYRGPPVAYIQQVVVKAAVSPWDSSLVPVDVFRSPLGRAFSLLEEIRNHVHSDGSGVRSLETLCLQVTDLFPGLRRMQSVLPEHGCLLVSPGNYWQNQRELFDLDPDLLKTIQKHEPKGLHTSATLRDLLFGVPGKYTGVSHYNRKRVVTYTITVVLSTYDASFLGGLRARLKQLHPSANCSLRDDHMVHVHFKEEIGIAELVPLVTTYFILFAYIYFSTRKIDMVKSKWGLALAAVVTVLSSLLMSVGLCTLFGLTPTLNGGEIFPYLVVVIGLENVLVLTKSVVSTPVDLEVKLRIAQGLSNESWSIMKNMATELCIILIGYFTLVPAIQEFCLFAVVGLVSDFFLQMFFFTTVLSIDIRRMELADLNRRLPAEAGLPPTKPGPLRPREVPPPPRPSPHTITLQTPAFRNLRLPKRLRVVYFLARTRLAQRIIMVGTVIWIGILVYTDPAGIRAYLAAQVSEQSPLGDPGGGGLPPHLGVAPVFRGGDPTSTLTIKPPDPTPSPENQSQGHHRASARTGPLAQAPPPAVPQITWGAEDEEGWRRLSFRHWPSLFSYYNITLAKRYISILPVIPVTVHLSPQEAIETRHPQDTRHPPPSIPKVSADLQTDLTLYKVAALGLAAGVLLVLLLFCLYRVLCPRNYGQNGVAHGRRRRGDLPCDDYGYSPPVSEISPLLLRGHSMDIECLASDGMLLASCCLAGQIRVWDTQTGDCLTVIPNEGLRRSSSGGCWEPREGWDGVGGALEPECFGPSLGCDGPSEEEVYPLRRRAAPAWPTLFGDQPDLTPLIDTNFASQPPSHLCTPPRHGFDFGGLVERAYMEHERPSPSAYPSPSSASSSPPTGASLQRRPSTGDVAVFSTQERASAAGTQAGADGESSVWAMELRGNLIAAGRSSGKLELWDAVEGSLRCINEDGGSGITALAFLNNRIVAARLNGSLDFFTVEINKPPGLLQYRGAPGRGSMPPSPCYSSEDVISCQLTRSVQCAHQKPITVLRAAAGRVVTGSQDHTVRVYRLEDSCCLFTLQGHSGGITAIYIDQTMVLASGGQDGAICLWDVLTGSRVSHVYGHRGDVTSLVCTTSCVISSGLDDLICIWDRSTGIKLYSIQQEAGCGASLGVISESLLVTGGQGCVSFWDLNFGDLLQTVYLGQSSDGQGVRQLLVLDNAAIICDFGSELSLVYVPSVLEKLD